Proteins encoded by one window of Tunturibacter psychrotolerans:
- the secY gene encoding preprotein translocase subunit SecY → MFEKIANIFKIPDLRKRVLFTLGMLAVYRLGSHIPTPGINADMLAQFFNQNSGSALGLVDLFSGGNLRKLTVFALGIMPYITASIIFQLLTVIYEPLAKLQKEGELGRRKITQWTRYVTVLLGIVQSFAIALTLTNTSTGQSMVTISRAAFIPLCVITLTSGTAFIMWLGEQITERGIGNGMSLLIFAGIVVGLPKGIENLYEKVRDNAWGALTPIAVVLLVVGMIAVVAFIVFVERSERRIPVQYAKRIVGRKMMGGQSTHLPLKVNSGGVMPVIFASSILSAPLLFSGAHIFGYSLQDSSFFGPILRALAPGEPWYELLQMVAIIFFAYFYISIVFRPDDIADNMRKYGGFIPGIRPGKRTADFINDVLTRITLVGALYLIIITIIPQLLISGIHFNHIWLIGSVFDHLPTWMTNGLGVNFYFGGTSLLIVVGVAMDTVQQIESQLIMRHYDGFTPKSGRIRGRKSW, encoded by the coding sequence ATGTTCGAGAAAATCGCAAACATCTTCAAAATTCCTGATCTCCGCAAGCGTGTGCTCTTCACGCTTGGCATGCTGGCCGTATACCGCCTCGGCTCGCATATTCCAACCCCCGGTATCAACGCCGACATGCTCGCGCAGTTCTTCAATCAGAACTCTGGCTCCGCACTCGGCCTCGTCGATCTCTTCTCGGGTGGAAACCTCCGGAAGCTCACAGTCTTCGCCCTCGGGATCATGCCGTACATCACGGCTTCGATCATCTTCCAGCTGCTGACGGTTATCTATGAGCCGCTTGCGAAGCTGCAGAAGGAAGGCGAACTCGGTCGTCGCAAGATTACTCAATGGACCCGCTACGTCACGGTCCTGCTTGGTATCGTGCAGTCGTTTGCTATCGCTCTGACGCTAACCAACACGAGCACAGGTCAGTCGATGGTCACGATCTCCCGCGCTGCGTTCATTCCGCTCTGCGTCATCACGTTGACATCCGGCACCGCCTTCATCATGTGGCTGGGCGAGCAGATCACCGAGCGCGGCATCGGCAACGGTATGAGCTTGCTGATCTTCGCCGGTATCGTTGTTGGCCTGCCCAAGGGGATCGAGAATCTGTACGAGAAGGTTCGCGATAACGCATGGGGAGCGCTCACACCGATCGCGGTTGTTCTCCTGGTTGTCGGCATGATCGCGGTGGTCGCCTTCATCGTTTTCGTGGAGCGTTCCGAACGTCGTATTCCGGTCCAATACGCCAAGCGCATTGTTGGGCGCAAGATGATGGGTGGCCAGTCCACGCACCTTCCGCTCAAAGTGAACTCAGGCGGCGTGATGCCGGTTATCTTTGCGAGCTCGATTCTGTCGGCGCCTTTGCTCTTCTCCGGCGCTCACATCTTCGGATACTCTCTGCAGGACTCTTCGTTCTTTGGCCCGATCCTGCGTGCTCTTGCACCGGGTGAACCGTGGTACGAGTTGCTGCAGATGGTGGCGATCATCTTCTTCGCCTACTTCTACATCTCGATTGTCTTTCGGCCCGACGACATCGCCGATAACATGCGAAAATACGGCGGCTTTATCCCCGGCATTCGTCCAGGCAAGCGCACGGCCGACTTTATCAATGATGTGCTGACCCGCATCACCCTGGTCGGCGCGCTTTATCTGATCATCATCACCATCATTCCGCAGTTGCTGATCAGCGGAATTCACTTCAACCACATCTGGCTGATTGGCTCTGTCTTCGACCACCTGCCAACCTGGATGACCAACGGTCTTGGCGTCAACTTCTACTTCGGTGGCACCAGCTTGCTGATCGTTGTAGGCGTGGCCATGGATACCGTCCAGCAGATCGAATCGCAGCTCATCATGCGTCACTATGACGGCTTCACTCCCAAGAGTGGCCGCATCCGTGGCCGCAAGAGCTGGTAG
- a CDS encoding adenylate kinase — translation MTTSIVSEPETAPADKNFLPGPVLLLGAPGVGKGTQAKALMAAYGIPQVSTGDILRANISKGTELGKAAKALVDQGTLVSDDLVNQMVADRLKQPDTLRGFILDGFPRTLNQANWLDAQLSTDTSTLPVVAISIVVEYEQLLHRITGRRISPAGRIYNIYSNPPKVAGICDVDGSALIQRPDDSEAVFTERMKTFEAQTAPVVEHYRKQGRFEIVDGDRPVEEVTAGINAALHRLRQAPNQ, via the coding sequence TTGACGACAAGCATCGTATCTGAGCCCGAGACGGCCCCGGCAGACAAGAACTTTCTGCCTGGGCCAGTACTCCTTTTAGGCGCCCCGGGCGTTGGCAAGGGAACGCAGGCGAAGGCTTTGATGGCTGCCTACGGCATCCCTCAAGTCTCGACTGGCGACATTCTCCGCGCCAACATCTCGAAGGGAACGGAGCTCGGCAAAGCAGCCAAGGCGCTCGTCGATCAGGGCACGCTTGTCTCCGACGACCTCGTGAACCAGATGGTCGCAGACAGGCTGAAGCAGCCCGATACGCTGCGCGGCTTTATTCTAGACGGTTTTCCGCGGACTTTGAATCAGGCGAACTGGCTGGATGCGCAGCTTTCCACGGATACCAGCACTCTGCCTGTCGTCGCGATCAGCATTGTGGTCGAATACGAGCAGTTGCTTCATCGCATCACCGGTCGCCGTATTTCTCCTGCAGGCCGCATCTACAACATCTACTCGAATCCTCCGAAGGTTGCTGGCATCTGTGATGTTGATGGCTCGGCCCTGATCCAGCGTCCTGACGACTCCGAAGCTGTCTTTACGGAACGGATGAAGACCTTCGAAGCGCAGACCGCGCCTGTGGTTGAGCACTATCGCAAGCAGGGCCGCTTCGAGATCGTGGATGGGGATCGTCCGGTGGAAGAGGTCACGGCTGGAATTAATGCCGCTCTCCATCGGCTTCGCCAGGCGCCAAACCAGTAA
- the map gene encoding type I methionyl aminopeptidase yields the protein MAIMIKTAQEIEKMRISGKALRQVHNAIAPHVVAGASTMDLEEIAVKKIAELGAIAAFKGYHGFPAALCTSVNNEVVHGMPNAKRILAEGDILSIDCGVIIDGYYSDAAVTYPIGKVSAETTKLLEVTKASLERAIEQCQVGGRLGDISAAVQELCEAEGFGVVREFVGHGIGRAMHEDPQVPNFGAAGKGPRLKAGMVLAIEPMINAGGPEVRVLKDGWTAVTIDGSYSAHFEHTVAITKDGPQVLTR from the coding sequence ATGGCTATCATGATCAAAACGGCGCAGGAGATCGAGAAGATGCGGATCTCCGGTAAAGCTCTTCGCCAGGTCCACAACGCGATTGCGCCCCATGTTGTCGCCGGCGCTTCGACGATGGATCTCGAAGAGATTGCCGTCAAAAAGATTGCGGAGCTGGGCGCGATAGCGGCCTTCAAGGGATATCACGGCTTTCCTGCCGCTCTGTGCACTTCGGTCAATAACGAAGTGGTCCACGGCATGCCCAACGCCAAGCGGATTCTCGCCGAAGGCGATATTCTTTCGATCGACTGCGGCGTCATTATCGACGGCTACTACTCCGACGCTGCCGTGACCTACCCTATCGGCAAGGTCAGTGCGGAGACGACGAAGTTGCTCGAAGTGACGAAAGCTTCCCTGGAAAGGGCCATTGAGCAGTGCCAGGTGGGCGGACGCCTGGGAGATATCTCCGCCGCCGTCCAGGAACTCTGTGAAGCAGAAGGTTTTGGGGTTGTCCGCGAGTTTGTGGGCCATGGAATCGGTCGCGCCATGCACGAAGATCCCCAGGTTCCGAACTTTGGCGCTGCCGGCAAGGGGCCGCGGCTGAAAGCAGGAATGGTGCTCGCGATCGAGCCCATGATCAACGCCGGCGGGCCGGAAGTACGTGTTTTGAAGGATGGATGGACGGCGGTGACCATCGATGGCAGCTACAGTGCCCATTTTGAGCACACGGTTGCCATCACGAAAGATGGCCCCCAGGTGCTAACCAGATAG
- the infA gene encoding translation initiation factor IF-1, with the protein MSKEDAIEVMAVVVETLPNAMFKVELENKHQALAHVSGRMRKNFIRILPGDRVAIELSPYDLNRGRIVYRYK; encoded by the coding sequence TTGTCGAAGGAAGATGCAATTGAAGTGATGGCGGTGGTTGTCGAAACCCTGCCGAATGCGATGTTCAAGGTCGAGCTTGAGAACAAGCACCAGGCCCTTGCACACGTCTCCGGGCGTATGCGCAAAAACTTCATTCGTATCCTCCCCGGCGACCGCGTCGCGATTGAGCTCAGCCCGTACGATCTCAACCGCGGCCGCATTGTCTACCGCTACAAGTAG
- the rpmJ gene encoding 50S ribosomal protein L36: MKVRASVKKMCDKCKVIHRRGVVRVICENAKHKQRQG; this comes from the coding sequence ATGAAGGTTCGTGCCTCAGTAAAGAAGATGTGTGACAAGTGCAAGGTCATTCACCGCCGTGGTGTGGTGCGTGTTATCTGCGAGAACGCGAAGCACAAGCAGCGTCAGGGATAA
- the rpsM gene encoding 30S ribosomal protein S13 — MARIAGVDVPNNKQARIGLTYIFGIGDSRAAKILAKADVDPFAKVGTLDEDALNRIRQVIEAEGQIEGDLRKDISLNIKRLIEIQSYRGLRHRRSLPVRGQRTHTNARTRKGPRKGTVAGKKKATK, encoded by the coding sequence ATGGCACGTATTGCTGGAGTCGATGTCCCTAATAACAAACAGGCGCGCATCGGTCTCACCTACATCTTTGGAATCGGCGACTCTCGCGCGGCCAAGATCCTTGCGAAGGCGGATGTTGATCCGTTCGCGAAGGTCGGCACGCTCGACGAAGACGCGCTGAACCGCATCCGTCAGGTAATTGAAGCCGAGGGCCAGATCGAAGGCGATCTCCGCAAGGACATCTCGCTCAACATCAAGCGCCTCATCGAAATTCAGTCCTACCGTGGCCTCCGCCATCGCCGCAGCCTTCCTGTCCGTGGCCAGCGCACCCACACCAACGCTCGCACCCGCAAAGGCCCGCGCAAGGGAACCGTTGCTGGTAAGAAGAAAGCGACGAAATAA
- the rpsK gene encoding 30S ribosomal protein S11, translating into MAKTQNTKSAAKPGKNKKFKKRERKNVPFGLVFIQASFNNTIVTITDQIGNTLSWKSSGSLGFRGSRKGTPFAAQQAAVGAANAARDHGVRSVDVRVSGPGSGRESAIRALATTGIEVRSIRDVTPMPHNGCRPPKRRRV; encoded by the coding sequence ATGGCGAAGACACAGAATACGAAGAGCGCAGCAAAGCCCGGCAAGAATAAGAAGTTCAAAAAGCGCGAACGGAAGAACGTTCCATTTGGCCTCGTCTTCATTCAGGCTTCGTTCAACAACACGATCGTCACCATCACCGACCAGATCGGCAACACGCTGAGCTGGAAGTCGTCCGGTTCGCTTGGCTTCCGCGGCTCCCGTAAGGGAACCCCGTTTGCCGCTCAGCAGGCCGCCGTCGGTGCAGCCAACGCAGCCCGCGACCACGGTGTCCGTTCGGTCGATGTGCGCGTCTCGGGGCCCGGCTCAGGCCGCGAGTCCGCGATCCGCGCTCTCGCCACCACCGGCATCGAGGTGCGCAGCATCCGAGACGTTACGCCGATGCCGCACAACGGTTGCCGTCCGCCGAAGCGCCGCCGCGTTTGA
- a CDS encoding DUF1272 domain-containing protein, with product MKSECERCNTALDANGRAFICSYECSFCATCTQVLNAICPNCGGELVLRPRRRQDLTATGS from the coding sequence ATGAAGTCCGAATGCGAGCGCTGTAATACAGCTCTCGATGCAAACGGAAGAGCCTTCATCTGCAGTTATGAGTGCAGCTTTTGTGCAACATGCACTCAGGTTTTGAATGCAATCTGTCCCAACTGTGGCGGTGAGCTTGTTCTCAGGCCCCGCCGCAGGCAAGACCTTACCGCAACCGGATCGTGA
- the rpsD gene encoding 30S ribosomal protein S4 yields the protein MARYTGPVCRLCRRDGTKLFLKGTKCFSEKCPVEKRNFPPGQHGQSRKVKKVVGYGLQLREKQKAKRIYFTLETQFRAYYQKASNKTGVTGELLLQQLETRLDNVAYRLGFAMSRRQARQVVRHGHLQVNGRKVNIPSFQVKVGDEIAIREGSKALVMLEEAKNFAAGQNQVQWLDINRDNLSGKVIALPKREDVNLPVNEQLIVELYSK from the coding sequence ATGGCACGTTACACCGGACCCGTCTGCCGCCTCTGCCGCCGCGACGGCACCAAGCTTTTCCTCAAGGGAACTAAATGCTTCTCTGAAAAATGCCCCGTCGAGAAGCGCAACTTCCCACCAGGCCAGCACGGCCAGTCCCGCAAGGTGAAGAAGGTCGTCGGCTACGGTCTGCAACTCCGCGAGAAGCAGAAGGCCAAGCGCATCTACTTCACACTCGAGACTCAGTTCCGCGCCTACTACCAGAAGGCCTCGAACAAAACCGGCGTCACCGGCGAACTCCTGCTCCAGCAGCTTGAGACCCGTCTCGACAACGTCGCCTACCGCCTCGGCTTCGCAATGAGCCGCCGCCAGGCCCGTCAGGTCGTCCGTCACGGTCACCTTCAGGTCAATGGCCGCAAGGTCAACATCCCGTCCTTTCAGGTGAAGGTTGGCGATGAGATCGCGATCCGCGAGGGTTCGAAGGCTCTGGTCATGCTCGAAGAGGCGAAGAACTTTGCCGCCGGTCAGAACCAGGTTCAGTGGCTCGACATTAACCGCGACAATCTCTCCGGCAAGGTCATCGCTCTGCCGAAGCGCGAGGACGTCAACCTGCCCGTCAACGAGCAGCTGATCGTCGAACTCTACAGCAAGTAA
- a CDS encoding DNA-directed RNA polymerase subunit alpha, translating to MLWRGFQKPKRLAVDTETLTEKYGKFSAQPFERGFGTTIGNALRRTLLSSIEGAAVTAVRIEGVLHEFQSITGVVEDATDIILNLKQIPFKLAGEGPKALYLRADQAGVITSGMIEADGDVEILDKNVYICTVSEGGKIDMEMRLKRGRGYISADKNFDGDLGLGFIPVDSVHSPVRKVNYLVEAARLGQITDYDKLTIEIWTNGTILPADALGLSAKLLKDHMTIFINFEEEMEAGHDGLHDGPAMRNENLNRSVEELELSVRSYNCLKNANIATIGELIQKTEAEMLKTKNFGRKSLNEIKEILAQMGLSLGMKIDENGNPQPGPTSVLPAATLAASFGNFDDDDDEDEDEDEDLDLVGSEPENF from the coding sequence ATGCTTTGGAGAGGTTTTCAAAAGCCCAAGCGCCTCGCAGTCGACACCGAAACTCTAACCGAAAAGTACGGCAAGTTCTCCGCGCAGCCCTTTGAGCGCGGCTTCGGTACCACCATTGGCAACGCACTTCGCCGCACCCTACTCTCCTCGATCGAGGGAGCTGCCGTGACCGCCGTTCGCATCGAAGGTGTCCTGCACGAGTTCCAGTCCATTACGGGCGTTGTTGAAGATGCAACAGACATCATCCTGAACCTCAAGCAGATTCCGTTCAAGCTTGCTGGCGAAGGCCCCAAGGCTCTCTACCTCCGCGCTGACCAGGCCGGCGTCATCACGTCCGGCATGATCGAAGCTGATGGGGACGTCGAAATCCTCGACAAGAACGTCTACATTTGCACCGTCTCTGAAGGCGGCAAGATCGATATGGAGATGCGCCTGAAGCGCGGCCGTGGCTACATCTCGGCTGACAAGAACTTCGACGGCGACCTCGGCCTCGGCTTCATTCCGGTCGACTCCGTCCACTCGCCCGTCCGCAAGGTCAACTATCTCGTCGAGGCAGCTCGTCTCGGTCAGATCACCGACTACGACAAGCTCACCATCGAGATCTGGACCAACGGCACCATTCTTCCCGCCGATGCACTTGGCCTTTCCGCGAAGCTGCTGAAGGACCACATGACCATCTTCATCAACTTTGAAGAGGAGATGGAAGCCGGCCACGACGGTCTGCACGACGGCCCGGCAATGCGCAACGAGAACCTCAACCGCTCGGTCGAAGAGCTTGAGCTCTCCGTCCGAAGCTACAACTGCCTCAAGAACGCCAACATCGCCACAATCGGCGAGCTCATTCAGAAGACCGAAGCCGAGATGTTGAAGACCAAGAACTTCGGCCGCAAGTCCCTGAACGAGATCAAAGAGATCCTCGCGCAGATGGGCCTGTCCCTCGGCATGAAGATCGACGAGAACGGCAACCCGCAGCCCGGACCTACCTCCGTCCTGCCCGCAGCCACCCTCGCCGCCAGCTTCGGCAACTTTGATGACGATGATGACGAAGACGAAGATGAGGACGAAGACCTCGACCTCGTCGGCAGCGAACCAGAGAACTTCTAG
- the rplQ gene encoding 50S ribosomal protein L17, whose amino-acid sequence MRHRNAGYKLGRNTSHRRAMLRNLVTSVILMDRVETTITKCKATRPLIEKMITLGKRGTVHARRQAAAYLMTPESVDRLFATVAPRYAARQGGYLRITRLGARKGDAAEMAYIELLGAEHELNEKAQKRAEARTKKREELAKQMEERGEGEAGDPNAEA is encoded by the coding sequence ATGCGTCACCGTAATGCAGGATACAAACTAGGCCGCAACACCAGCCATCGCCGCGCCATGCTGCGCAACCTCGTCACTTCCGTCATCCTGATGGACCGCGTCGAGACCACCATCACCAAGTGCAAGGCCACCCGTCCTCTCATCGAGAAGATGATCACCCTCGGCAAGCGCGGCACCGTTCACGCCCGTCGTCAGGCCGCCGCTTACCTTATGACGCCCGAGTCGGTTGACCGCCTCTTTGCCACCGTGGCTCCGCGCTACGCCGCACGCCAAGGCGGATACCTCCGCATTACGCGCCTCGGAGCCCGCAAGGGTGACGCAGCCGAGATGGCATATATCGAGCTCCTCGGTGCCGAGCATGAGCTCAACGAGAAGGCTCAGAAGCGCGCAGAAGCCCGTACGAAGAAGCGCGAAGAGCTTGCTAAGCAGATGGAAGAGCGCGGCGAAGGCGAAGCCGGCGACCCGAACGCTGAAGCATAA
- a CDS encoding GGDEF domain-containing protein, whose protein sequence is MTLRRTEAEAASLRAIWTRDLLDSQPEFECGELVRLAACLCGTPIGLVTLLDERHQWFRASDDLKMGETPREVAFCAHAVRQNGLFMVNDALTDQRFSSNPLVTWDPAIRFFAGVGLYNSDDEPMGTFCVVDLVPRILSEDQMEALEILGRQISLRLEAVVQRKALEQALADKERASAGLRASEELFRAFMNASPFLSYIKDAAGRLLFYNRSFAQRFGVSEYAWLGRTDEQLWSRKLTKSVRTHDLEVMAGGKMVETEEHIRNSDGSVSSLRSFKFPCHDSAGNVLLAGVAVDVSEEVAHHAELERYHRELEDANDQLRKLAVTDELTGLRNRRSFEERLVMEFSLARRRKRELSVLLIDVDNFKTINDRWGHAAGDEVLRRLGMILRTTVRLPDLPARYGGEEFVVLLPESGEESAMGLARRVMQRVATEDWENEPLTISVGMASMNESLENGFQLVELADEALYAAKRAGKNRVMVHSG, encoded by the coding sequence ATGACCCTGCGTCGAACAGAAGCTGAAGCCGCTAGTTTAAGGGCGATCTGGACACGTGATTTGTTGGACTCCCAGCCAGAGTTTGAATGTGGCGAACTTGTACGACTTGCTGCCTGCCTCTGCGGAACTCCAATTGGTTTGGTGACCCTGCTCGATGAGCGGCACCAATGGTTTCGTGCGTCTGACGATCTGAAGATGGGCGAGACACCGCGAGAGGTAGCCTTCTGCGCGCACGCAGTTCGGCAGAATGGGCTTTTCATGGTGAACGACGCCCTGACGGATCAGCGGTTTTCGAGCAATCCTCTGGTGACTTGGGATCCGGCGATCCGTTTCTTCGCCGGTGTCGGGTTATATAACTCAGACGATGAGCCGATGGGGACCTTCTGCGTAGTTGATTTGGTTCCCCGGATCCTAAGTGAAGATCAGATGGAAGCTCTCGAGATTCTGGGGCGGCAGATCAGTCTTCGGCTGGAAGCAGTAGTGCAGCGCAAAGCTCTGGAACAAGCGCTGGCAGACAAAGAAAGAGCGAGCGCGGGCCTAAGGGCGAGCGAAGAACTATTTCGCGCGTTTATGAACGCGAGCCCGTTTCTGAGCTATATCAAGGATGCTGCTGGACGGTTGCTGTTTTACAACCGTAGCTTCGCTCAAAGGTTTGGGGTAAGCGAGTACGCGTGGCTGGGGCGGACCGACGAGCAACTCTGGTCAAGAAAACTTACAAAATCGGTGCGAACTCACGATCTCGAGGTCATGGCAGGCGGCAAAATGGTCGAGACGGAGGAGCATATCCGGAACTCCGACGGATCGGTGAGCTCGTTGCGATCCTTTAAGTTCCCCTGCCACGATTCTGCAGGAAATGTGTTGTTGGCCGGTGTAGCCGTCGATGTGTCGGAGGAGGTAGCTCATCATGCGGAGTTGGAACGCTACCACCGCGAACTTGAAGATGCCAATGATCAGTTGCGCAAGCTCGCCGTCACCGATGAACTGACAGGATTGCGTAATCGGAGATCCTTTGAAGAGCGTCTCGTCATGGAATTCTCGCTCGCGCGGCGGAGAAAGCGAGAGCTTTCGGTGTTGTTGATCGACGTCGACAACTTCAAAACGATCAACGACAGATGGGGCCACGCAGCCGGCGATGAAGTCTTGCGTCGCCTTGGCATGATCCTGCGAACGACGGTGCGGCTCCCGGACCTGCCTGCACGATATGGCGGCGAAGAGTTTGTGGTTCTGCTGCCGGAGAGCGGCGAAGAGAGCGCCATGGGACTCGCCCGGCGCGTCATGCAGCGAGTCGCAACAGAGGACTGGGAAAATGAGCCGCTCACCATCAGTGTGGGAATGGCTTCGATGAACGAGTCGCTCGAGAACGGATTTCAATTGGTGGAGCTAGCAGACGAAGCTCTCTACGCCGCCAAGCGCGCAGGGAAAAACCGTGTCATGGTTCACAGCGGTTAG
- a CDS encoding lactonase family protein: protein MFSRRRFLVVFPAFAASARAFATWPVRKRKALPAPVYVFFGTDTTKGVCKGIYRSTFDSTHGQLSPPVLVADTARPSFLALAPPGSGHSSLYAVNAINDPAATVTTFALDPGTCNLRQIGQVPSGGAGPACVSVDSTGHAAFVANYSGSSISSYRIQPDGTLSQPVERLDFKDHQKFGEPGPNSARQQDPHPHCVTISPDDRFLLVCDLGTDHIAVFYIHPETGTLSDPHLFTNERPGSGPRHVVFHPNSRWVYCINEMDSTIDRCLWTATRFSNTPQGLLVNSTFSIKTIAPEFPADKNTAAELAISPDGNFLYASNRGENTLVVFSISTKNGDLTLVQRITCGGKTPRHFTLDPTAQWVICGNQDSANVTVFRRDSATGLLSGPVQTLALDSPLFTLFA from the coding sequence ATGTTCTCGCGCCGCCGATTTCTTGTCGTGTTTCCTGCCTTTGCGGCGTCCGCACGTGCCTTTGCGACGTGGCCTGTACGCAAGAGGAAAGCCTTGCCGGCTCCGGTTTATGTCTTCTTCGGAACCGACACGACCAAAGGGGTGTGCAAAGGCATCTATCGGTCGACCTTTGATTCAACCCATGGCCAATTAAGTCCGCCAGTGTTGGTTGCCGACACGGCTCGGCCATCCTTTCTTGCGTTGGCGCCTCCCGGTTCAGGCCACAGCTCGCTCTATGCGGTCAATGCGATTAATGATCCCGCCGCAACCGTTACGACCTTTGCGCTGGACCCGGGAACCTGCAACCTTCGTCAGATCGGCCAAGTGCCCTCGGGCGGAGCCGGGCCTGCTTGTGTCTCGGTGGACTCTACCGGCCACGCCGCATTTGTGGCTAATTACTCCGGCTCCTCTATCTCTTCTTATCGCATTCAGCCCGACGGCACGCTCAGTCAGCCGGTAGAACGCCTGGACTTCAAAGACCATCAGAAATTTGGAGAACCTGGGCCGAACTCTGCGCGCCAGCAGGATCCGCATCCCCACTGCGTCACCATCTCACCGGATGACCGCTTCCTCCTGGTCTGCGATCTAGGCACAGACCATATTGCAGTTTTCTATATTCATCCCGAGACTGGCACACTCTCCGACCCACACCTGTTCACGAATGAACGTCCTGGTTCAGGACCTCGCCACGTCGTCTTCCACCCCAACAGCCGTTGGGTCTACTGCATCAATGAGATGGACTCCACCATCGATCGCTGCCTCTGGACTGCTACGCGCTTCAGCAATACGCCGCAAGGCCTTTTGGTTAATTCCACTTTCTCGATCAAGACCATCGCCCCGGAATTTCCCGCCGACAAGAACACGGCTGCCGAACTTGCAATCTCTCCTGACGGCAATTTTCTCTACGCCAGCAATCGTGGGGAGAACACACTGGTTGTTTTCTCAATCAGTACGAAGAATGGTGACCTTACGCTGGTACAGCGAATCACCTGTGGTGGCAAGACTCCTCGCCACTTCACCCTGGACCCGACAGCACAGTGGGTCATCTGCGGGAACCAGGATTCCGCAAACGTTACGGTCTTTCGTCGTGATTCCGCAACCGGGTTGCTCTCAGGCCCTGTGCAGACCCTCGCTCTGGACTCGCCTCTGTTCACTCTCTTTGCCTAG
- a CDS encoding NAD(P)-dependent alcohol dehydrogenase, with protein sequence MKSRGYAVHDKKSPLVPFSFERREPGASEVVVEIAYSGICHSDIHQARDEWGGSIYPMVPGHEIVGHVTAVGSNVKKFKVGDLAAVGVIVDSCRECENCKADEQQYCLKGAVETYNKRDYSGQVTYGGYANNIVVHEYYVHSVSPKLNLAAVAPLLCAGITTYSPLRHWKVGKNSKVGVVGLGGLGHMGLKFAHSFGAHVVQFTTSENKIEDAKKLGADEVVVTKDAAAVAKHTGSFDIILDCVSAPHDVNQYLNLLRLNGTLCLVGLPETPLSVAPFSVVANRRSLAGSGIGGMNQTQEMLDYCAEHNIVSDIELTSVDKLNEAYERVLKSDVKYRFVIDMATLPKS encoded by the coding sequence ATGAAATCACGTGGATATGCCGTACACGATAAAAAGTCACCACTAGTTCCTTTCAGCTTTGAACGCCGTGAGCCAGGCGCGAGCGAAGTTGTCGTTGAGATTGCCTACTCCGGGATCTGTCACTCGGACATTCACCAGGCGCGGGATGAGTGGGGCGGGTCGATCTATCCTATGGTGCCAGGACACGAGATTGTCGGGCATGTGACGGCGGTCGGCAGCAATGTGAAGAAGTTCAAAGTGGGCGATCTGGCTGCTGTCGGAGTGATCGTCGACTCGTGCCGCGAGTGCGAGAACTGCAAAGCGGACGAGCAGCAGTACTGTCTGAAGGGTGCAGTCGAAACCTACAACAAACGCGATTACTCAGGCCAGGTCACCTACGGCGGATACGCCAACAACATCGTCGTGCACGAATACTACGTTCACAGTGTCTCGCCGAAGCTCAATCTCGCTGCTGTAGCTCCTCTGCTCTGCGCAGGGATTACAACCTACTCTCCCCTACGCCATTGGAAGGTCGGAAAGAACAGCAAAGTAGGCGTCGTTGGCCTGGGTGGGCTCGGTCACATGGGCCTGAAGTTCGCTCATTCCTTTGGCGCGCATGTAGTCCAATTCACCACCTCCGAGAACAAGATCGAAGACGCGAAGAAGCTGGGTGCCGACGAGGTAGTCGTGACGAAAGATGCCGCCGCTGTAGCGAAGCACACCGGCAGCTTCGATATCATTCTCGACTGCGTTTCGGCGCCACACGACGTCAATCAGTATCTGAATCTGCTGCGGTTGAATGGCACTCTCTGTCTCGTCGGCTTGCCTGAAACGCCATTGTCAGTGGCTCCATTTTCTGTGGTGGCCAATCGGCGCTCTCTCGCCGGATCGGGTATCGGCGGGATGAATCAAACCCAGGAGATGCTGGACTACTGCGCCGAGCACAACATCGTCTCCGATATTGAACTGACCTCAGTTGACAAGCTGAATGAAGCCTATGAACGGGTGCTGAAATCGGATGTGAAGTACCGGTTCGTAATCGACATGGCGACGTTGCCTAAGAGCTAA